The Myroides fluvii region AAGTCATAAATTATCATTGGTTAGGGAAATAAATTAGAGAGGGAGGATTTAATGTAGAGATAGATGGAAATCGGCCTAATTAAAACAGTTATCGGTTATCGGTTATCGGTTATGGGTTATGGGTTATGGGTTATGGGTTATGGGTTATGGGTTATGGGTTATGGGTTATGGGTTATGGGTTATGGGTTATGGGTTATGGTTATGGGTTATGGGTTATGGGTTATGGGTTATGTTATGGGTTATGGGTTATGGGTTATGGGTTATCATCGGTTAATGATTTAAGGATACATATATTCTTTAATCGATAATCTGGCAAAAAAACAACTTGCGAAAAAACAAAAAAGCAAATCTAAGGTTATGGATTAATCTGATTTAAGGATACATATATTCTTTAATCGATAATCTGACGAAAAACAACTTGCGAAAAAACAAAAAAGCAAATCTAAGGTTATCGGTTAATTATCTGATTTAAGGATACATATATTCTTTAATCGATAATCTGACAAAAAAACAACTTGCGAAAAAACAAAAAAGCAAATCTAAGGTTATCGGTTATGGGTTAATTATTGATTTAAGGATACATATATTCTTTAATCGATAATCTGACGAAAAGCAACTTGCGAAAAAACAAAAAAGCAAATCTAAGGTTATGGATTAATCTGATTTAAGGATACATATATTCTTTAATCGATAATCTGGCAAAAAAACAACTTGCGAAAAAACAAAAAAGCAAATCTAAAGGTTATCGATTGAAATTTTCTGAATAGCCAATTACCCTTAAATCAGAAGACCTAACAAAAAAGCAAAAAAGCCGAAAAAAAAACCAACCCCTAAAAAGGATTGGTTTATCTTATCATTGTATATTTTCGTTGTTTGTTGTTTGTCGTTTGTTGTTTGTTGTTTGTCAACCATCAACAATCAACCGATCCCCATACTTTCTACGCATAGAATGGCGCATTTTTCACCGTCTATAGCCGCAGAAATGATACCTCCAGCATAACCAGCTCCTTCGCCACAAGGGTATAGTCCTTTGATTTGGGGGTGTTCTAGTGATTGATCATCACGAGGTATTCTTACTGGAGAGGAGGTTCTACTTTCGGGAGCGTGTAGAATGGCCTCATTGGTAAAATAGCCATTCATTGATTTACCGAATTCCTGAAACCCTTCTCGCATAATCTCTGTTAAGAAGTTAGGGAAGACTTCACCTAATTCAAGGGAAGTTGTTCCAGGTAAATAGGAAGTTTTCGGAATCGAGGTTGATACTTTTTTCTGTGCAAAATCGACCATGCGCTGAGCAGGAACACGTTGTGTTTCTCCCGCTAATAAGAAAGCACGTTGCTCGATTGACTTTTGGAATTCCATGCCTGCCAAAGCACCAAATTTCTCAAAAGGTTTGAAGTCTTCTAATCGAAGTTCTACCACAATTCCAGAGTTGGCCGTTGCTTGATCGCGTTTCGAAGGCGACCAACCATTGGTAACTACTTCTCCGGGGGCCGTGGCACAAGGTGCAATTACTCCACCTGGACACATGCAAAACGAATACATTCCTCTTCCGTTGACCTGTTTTACAATGGAGTAGGGAGCAGGAGGGAGAAATTCTCCTCTATAATCACAAGAATATTGAATTTGATCAATTAGCGATTGAGGATGTTCCGCTCGAACGCCTAATGCAAAGGGTTTAGCTTCAATAAGGATGTTCTTGCGATCCAATAATTCATAAATATCACGAGCGGAGTGCCCTGTAGCTAAAATAACCTTATTTGCTTCGAGGGTATCGCCATTTTCGAGTACAACTCCGCGCATTTCACTTCCGGCTAAGACAAAATCAACCACGCGTTTTTCGAATAGTACTTCACCGCCAAACTCTTCGATTTTGTGGCGCATGTCTTGCATGATTTTTGGCAATTTATTGGTGCCAATATGAGGATGAGCTTCAACTAAGATATCTTGTGAAGCACCAAAAGCAACAAGTAATTCTAAGATGCGATTGATGTCGCCGCGCTTCTTAGAACGCGTATATAATTTACCGTCAGAATACGTTCCCGCACCACCTTCTCCAAAGCAATAGTTGGAGTCGGGATCGACAAGGTGTTCAATGTTGATGGCTTTCAAGTCTCTTCGACGTCCGCGCACGTCTTTTCCCCTTTCAATTACAATGGGCTTTACACCTAGTTCAATGAGTTGCAGCGCCGCAAAATAACCGGCAGGTCCCGCACCAACAACAATGACGCGTTTCGCGTCTTTTACATTTTTGTA contains the following coding sequences:
- a CDS encoding NAD(P)/FAD-dependent oxidoreductase, whose amino-acid sequence is MPQELLLQVLPEVAASAELLTAHVAQHIRTSVSDIQHITILKRSIDARQRLVKINLKIQVFFAGEEVAHRLIDFPAYKNVKDAKRVIVVGAGPAGYFAALQLIELGVKPIVIERGKDVRGRRRDLKAINIEHLVDPDSNYCFGEGGAGTYSDGKLYTRSKKRGDINRILELLVAFGASQDILVEAHPHIGTNKLPKIMQDMRHKIEEFGGEVLFEKRVVDFVLAGSEMRGVVLENGDTLEANKVILATGHSARDIYELLDRKNILIEAKPFALGVRAEHPQSLIDQIQYSCDYRGEFLPPAPYSIVKQVNGRGMYSFCMCPGGVIAPCATAPGEVVTNGWSPSKRDQATANSGIVVELRLEDFKPFEKFGALAGMEFQKSIEQRAFLLAGETQRVPAQRMVDFAQKKVSTSIPKTSYLPGTTSLELGEVFPNFLTEIMREGFQEFGKSMNGYFTNEAILHAPESRTSSPVRIPRDDQSLEHPQIKGLYPCGEGAGYAGGIISAAIDGEKCAILCVESMGIG